Part of the Vicinamibacteria bacterium genome, GACGTGGCGGATCCGCACCATGCGCGAGCACGGCGATCGAGAGCCTGTTCGTCGGCTCTTTCGCCGCCGGCAGAAGGAACGCCTAGCAGGAGGTGCGAGCTTTGGTAGATCAGGACGCGCTCTCGAGTCGCTTGAGCGCGTTGGAAAGCTACCTCGCTGAGCTCCGCTCGTTTCGAGGCGACGAAGACTGAAGCCGAACCCTTTCGAGGCGGAATCTGATGGTGACATTAGCACCGTGAGGCGCACATCGGTTCCCGGCATCAGGACGGTGCTTGTACTGCTCGCTGCGTCCATGGCGCTCGCTCAGGAGCCGGATTTCGAGTCCATCCTGAGGTTCGAAGGGACGGGAGGAGGCGAGACTCTTCACGGGTGGGGCGGCGGCCCGGCCGAGACCATCCACCTCGACAGGCTCGTCGTGCGTACCGGCAGCGGTGCCGCCCGGCTCGAGCGCGACGCAGAGAGCGCGAGCGCCTTCAGCACGATCACGAAGCTGCTCCCGATCGACTTCAGCGGCGAGTGGCTCGAGCTTCGGGGGTTCCTCCGCACCGAGAACGTCAGCGATTTCGCGGGTCTGTGGATGCGAGAGGACGGTCCGAGCGGCCCCCTTCAGTTCGACAACATGCAGAATCGAGCCGTCCAGGGAACGACCGACTGGACCGGGTACGCGATTCGCTTGCCTCTGGATCCGAAAGCGCGCCAGCTCCTCTTTGGAGTGCTCGTCGTGGGGGAGGGCAAGGTCTGGGCCGACGACCTCGAGCTCCTCGTGGACGACGAGCCCATCGACCGGGCGCCCAGGCGTGCGATCCCGACGACGGTTCTCGACACGGATCGCGCGTTCGACGCGGGCTCGGGCATCACGCTTTCGTCGTTGACCGAGAGTCAAGTCGAGAACGTTGCGGTTCTGGGCACGGTGTGGGGTTTTTTGAAGTACCACCACCCTCGCGTCGCCAAAGGCGGGCTGCATTGGGACTACGAGCTCTTCCGGGTGCTGCCCCGAGTCCTGGATGCCGAGGATCCCGCCGACCGCAACCGAACCTTGTCGAAATGGCTAGACGAGATCGGCGTTCCCGAACGCTGTGAGCCCTGTGCCCAGGCGCCGATGAGACCCCCTCATCTCCTGCCGCCCATCGAGTGGATCAAGGATGGCGTCTCGCTCGGTGAGACGCTCTCGCGGCAGCTTCAGAACCTTCACACGAATCGCTTCGCGGGTGACGAACCGTTCTACGTGTCCCAGGTCCCGGGAGTCGGCAATCCGATTTTCGACCGGGAGCTCCCCTACCCGAGCCAGAAGCCACCGGACTCCGGCTATCGCATCCTGTCGCTCCTGAGGCTGTGGAACATCATCGAGTACTGGTTTCCCTACCGAGATCAGATCGATGGCGATTGGCACGCCGTGCTTCGCCAGGTCCTGCCGCGTTTCGTTGCCGCGGACGACTGGGATCTCTACCGGCTCGAGCTTCTCGCGCTGATCGCGCGAATGGGGGACACGCACGCGAACCTCTGGTCGGAGCTCGACGTCAGGCCTCCTCGCGGCCGCTGCTTTTGGCCCGTCGGGTTGCGTTTCATCGAAGGTCGAGCCACGGTGATCGATTTCACCGGAGAGGGGCAGGGGACGACATCGCTTCTCGAGATTGGCGACGTCATCGAGTCGATCGATGGCCAGCCGATCGGCTCTCTGATCGAAGCCTGGTCGCCGTACTACAGCGCTTCGAACCACACGACCCGGCTATCCCACATCGCGCATTTTCTTCCCCGAGGCGAGTGCGGAACGAGCCGGCTCGGCATC contains:
- a CDS encoding S41 family peptidase, producing MRRTSVPGIRTVLVLLAASMALAQEPDFESILRFEGTGGGETLHGWGGGPAETIHLDRLVVRTGSGAARLERDAESASAFSTITKLLPIDFSGEWLELRGFLRTENVSDFAGLWMREDGPSGPLQFDNMQNRAVQGTTDWTGYAIRLPLDPKARQLLFGVLVVGEGKVWADDLELLVDDEPIDRAPRRAIPTTVLDTDRAFDAGSGITLSSLTESQVENVAVLGTVWGFLKYHHPRVAKGGLHWDYELFRVLPRVLDAEDPADRNRTLSKWLDEIGVPERCEPCAQAPMRPPHLLPPIEWIKDGVSLGETLSRQLQNLHTNRFAGDEPFYVSQVPGVGNPIFDRELPYPSQKPPDSGYRILSLLRLWNIIEYWFPYRDQIDGDWHAVLRQVLPRFVAADDWDLYRLELLALIARMGDTHANLWSELDVRPPRGRCFWPVGLRFIEGRATVIDFTGEGQGTTSLLEIGDVIESIDGQPIGSLIEAWSPYYSASNHTTRLSHIAHFLPRGECGTSRLGIARSGASRTVNVPRLEVPQPKPTPHDRPGETFQLLSPEVAYLKVSSIRAQDVVEYLERAADTRGLVIDIRGYPSEFVVFDLGSRLVTEPTPFARFTVGDLDNPGAFTWTESLILEPRAPAYGGKIAILVDEAAISSAEYTAMAFRAGPNAVVVGSTTAGADGNVSSIPLPGGLRTMISGIGVFYPDKTPTQRVGIVPDIVALPTIDGVREGRDEILERALRHLLGPEADEATIRRLARRR